The DNA segment GACCTCGGCCGCGTCGAGGAGGCGGAGGGGGCGGTCGCGCCTGCGGTGGGAGCCCTGTTCTTCACCCAGGAGCGCGTCCCCGGAGTCCGCGCCGACGAGTGGTGCGCGGCGCTCCCGGAGAACGAGCGGTGCGAGGCCGCGGCGAGGATAGGCGTCGCGGTGGCCCGGGCGCTCGCGGCGCTGCACCGCAAGCGGCTCATGCACCGGGACGTCAAGCCGTCGAACATCCTCGTGAGCGGCGCCCCCGGGGCGCCTGCGGTCAAGCTGATCGACCTCGGGCTCGCGGGGCGCGCCGGCGCGGCGGACGGGTTGCGCGCGGGGACGCTCGGATACATCGCGCCGGAGGCCGCGGCCGGGTTCGCGGAGGAGCGCTCGGACCTCTTCAGCCTCGGCGCCGCTCTCGCGACCATCGCGACCGGGCGCCCGCCCCACGCGGCCGTGGAGCCTCTCGCCGGGACGGCCACCGCCGAGCGTGCCGCCTTCTGGGACGTCGTGCGGCGGCTCGCCGCCAGGCGACCGGCCGATCGCTTCGACTCGGCGCGCGAGGTCGTGCTCGCGTTGGGGCGCGCGTTCGGCGCCGATCTGCTCGGCGGCGATCGCGGCGGGGAGGCGCTCGACGCGGCGAGCGAGATCGAGGACCCGGCGGCCGGCAGGTCGAGTTGGCGCTCGGCGGAGCTCGTGGGCAGGGACGAGGAGCTCGCTGCGTTCACGACGGCGGTCCGCGACGCGCTCGCACCGGGCGCGCGCAGGCCGAGGTTCGTGTTCGTCACCGGTCCCGCGGGCGTCGGGAAGACCCGGCTGACCCGGGCGGCGCTCGTCGCGTGGCAGCTCGACTCCTCCGCCCGCCTCGCGGCGCCGCCGCTCGTCCTTGTCGGGACCGCCGCAGAGCTCGTCGCTGCCGTGCGCGGGGAGGCCGGCGCGGACGAGACGCTCGAGACGGCGCGCCTCTTCGGGAGGCTGCGCGGCCCGACGGTCTGCGTCGTCGACGACGGCGACAGCCGGCTCGCGGGGGAGCTCGTGCAGAGTCTCGCCGCCGCCGGAGAGCCGGCGCCTGGCGAGGGCGCGCCTTTGTGCCTGGTCGTGACCATGCGCGATGCGGAGCTCGCACGGCTCGCCGCCGAGACGACGGGCGCCGTCCTCCTGGAGCTGGGCCCCTTGTCCGAAGCCGCGGAGGCCGCGCTCATCGAGGACGCGCTGCGCGAGGTGCCGAGCGTGCGGCTCAGGCAGGCGATCCGGGAGCGGACCTCCGGCATCCCGCTCCTCACCGAGATGGCGCTCTCCTCATTGGCGGGGTTGCCGCGTGCGGCCGCGGACGCCGCGCGGCTCTCTCGGGCGCTCGCGCTCCCGGCCGAGGCGATGGGGCTCGTGGTCGGCGCGCTCGCGTCGGCGCTCTCTCCCGACGCCCGGAGCGCGGTCGAGGCGATGGCGGCGCTCGGTGAGCCCGCGCCCGCGGAGGTCGTCGCCGAGGTGGGTGATCTGCGCGATCGAGCGGCGGTCGACGAGGCGGCGTACGCGCTCGAGCAGCGGGGGCTCTCGGCGCGAGGCGCAGGCGATCGCGCGGGGATGCGGAGATCCGTCGCCGACGCCGTGCTCGACGGGCTCGCCGCGGAGCGTCGGCGCGAGCTGTGCCGGAGGGCCTTCGACGCGCTGTCGCGACCGCCGGCCGCCTCGCCGGCGGTGCTCGCCCGGTGCGCCGCCCGCGCCGAGATCGCCGCCGAGGCCGCTCGCTGGGCGCGCCGCGCCGCGGAGGTCGCCGAGGCCGAAGGCGCTCTCGTCGACGCCGCGCGGTCGACGGCGATCGAGCTCGACTTCGCCGGGGCCGGCGAGAGGGACGATACGGCGCTCCGCCTCGCCGCGCTCTGCCGGCAGACCGGCGCGTACGATCGCGCCGCGGCGTTGGCCGAGCCGTTGGCACATGGGGAGGGCCCGCTCCCGGGGCGCGCCCGTGTCGAGCTCGCGGCCGTCCGGCGCCTTCTGGGCAGACCCGACGACGCGCTCGAGGCCCTCGACGGCCTCGACCGCGACGCGCCGCCCGATGTCGCGCTCGAGGCGAGGGTGATCCGGGCGCGGATCGCGCTCGACAAGGGTGAGGTCGCGGCCGCGAGCCGTGCGCTCGAGGGGATTGCCGGAGACGCGGATCCCCGCATGATCCGCTCCGGCGCGCTCGCCGCGAAAGGGCTCGTCGCCTGGCACGGCGGGGACGCAGTCACCGCCCGCAGGCTCTGGACGCAGGGACGCGACGCCGCGCGCGTGATGGGTGCCACGGCCCACGAGGCGCGATTCTGCGGGCTGCTCGGCATGGCGGCGCACGTCGAGCGGGGATTCGCCGAGGCCGCCGGGTGCTACGGGGCCGCGCTCGCGCTCGCGGATCGCGCCGGGGACGCGCACGGTGCGGCGACTTACGCCGTGAACCTCGCGGCGATCGCCACCGAGACTGGCGACGTCGCCGAGGCGCTCGTGCGCTATCGCGACGGCATGGCGCGCCTGCTCCGGACCGGTCGTCGCGCCGAGGTGATCACCGCGAGGGCGAACTACGCGCAGCTCCTGCTCCGGCTGGGCGACGTCGCCGGAGCCGATCGCGCCTCGCGGCGGGTCGAAGAGGACGCCGCGGCCGCGGGGCTCCCGCCCATGTCGGTCGGGGTCGCCCTGTGCGTGCGCGGCGACGTGCTGCTCGCGCTCGGCGATCCGAGAGCGGCCCGCGAGCGCCTCCTGGCCGCCGAGAGGCTGCTCGAGGCCGCGGGAGGCCCAGCGCTCGACGCCTGCAGGCGTCACCTCGTCGAGGCGGCGGTCGCCGAGGGCGATTCGTCGTCGGCGGGCGCGCTGCTTCTCGGGCTCGGGCCCCCGTCCGCCGGGCCTGCGGCCGAGGAACGGCTCGCGCGCCTTCACCTCGGGCTCGCGGTCGCGGTGCTGCGCGCCCAGGGGGTCGGCCCGGCGCTCGACGCGCTCGTCGACGCGCTGGAAGGCGCCGGCCCTTTGCCGCTCGACGCGGGCGCGATGCGCGTGCTCGTCACCGCGGCGACCGCGGCGCGGGAGCTCGGCCGGCAGGAGCTCGCCCGCGATTTTGCCGCTCGCGGGGACGATCTCGCCGCGCGCCTGCGGAGCGTGACGCCGTCGCTGCACCGGCCAGAGGCGTATCGCTGGCACGCCGAGCTGCGCGCCCTCGGCAGCCCGGGGCGCGACCTCCCGGACGCGGGCGATCCGTCCGGCTGGGAGCGGCTCGTCAAGATCAACACCCGGTTGAACTCCGAGACGCGGATCGGCCCGCTCCTCGATCTCATCATGGACAACGCGCTCGAGGTGACGCGGGGGGAGCGCGGCTTCCTCCTGCTCCGCGATCCGTCGGGCGCGATCCGGATCCGCTCGGCCCGGAACATCGACCGCGAGCGGCTCGCGAAGGACGAGCAGGACTACTCCCGCGGCGTGGCCGAGCGCGTCCTCCGGGAAGGCGAGCCCATCGTCACGACCGACGCGCACTCCGACGCGCGTCTCCAGGAGTACCGCAGCGTGATCGCCCTCCACCTGCGCGTCATCGTCGCGGTGCCGCTGCAGGTCGCCGGCCGCGTCGACGGGGTCATCTACGTCGACAGCCGGGCGGGCGCCCAGCTCGACGAGGGCCGGCTCGCCGTGCTCACGGCGTTCGCGGATCAGGCGGCGATCGCGCTCACGAACGCGCGGCTGCGCGCCGACAACCTGCGCCGGCGGTCGCGGATCGAGAAGCTCAACCGGATGCTCGCCTCCCGCCTCGAGAAGCGAGAGGACGAGCTCGCCCGCGTGAAGCGCGATCTCGAGCGTCGGACCAAGGATCTCGAGGGCCGCAGCGCCTACTCGGGGATCGTCGGCACGGCGCCCAAGATGCGGGAGATGTTCCGCGTGCTCGATCGCATCGCGGGCTCCGACGTGCCGGTCGTGATCTCCGGGGAGTCGGGCACGGGCAAGGAGCTCGTCGCCAAGGCGATCCACTTCGCGGGCGCGCGCAAGCTCATGCCGTTCGTCGCCGAGAACTGCGCGGCGATCCCGCCGACGCTGCTCGAGTCGATCCTGTTCGGCCACGTGCGCGGGGCGTTCACCGGCGCGACCAAGGACGCGCCGGGGCTCTTCGTCGAGGCGGATCGGGGGACGCTGTTCCTCGACGAGATCGGCGAGCTGCCGCAGGAGCTTCAGGTCAAGCTGCTGCGGGCGCTCCAGGAGGGTGAGGTGCGGCCGGTCGGCGGGAGCCGGACGATCCGCGTCGACGTGCGAATCGTGGCCGCCACCAACCAGGATCTCGCGCAGCTCGTCCAGGAGAAGAGGTTTCGCGACGACTTGTACTACCGGCTGCACGTCATGGAGGTGCGGATGCCGCCCCTGCGGGAGCGGCGCGAGGACGTGCCGATCCTCGTCGAGCACTTCCTCTCGAAGCACGCGGGGGAGCGGCAGGTACGCGTCGACGCCGCGGCGCTCGAGGCGCTCGCCGCGTACGCCTGGCCGGGCAACGTGCGCCAGCTCGAGAACGAGATCTTGCGCGCCCTCGTGCTGTGCGATGACAGGCTGGGCGTGGAGCACCTCTCGGACGCCGTGTCCCAGGCGTCGCGGAGCGGCGCGCCCGAGCTCGCGGACCTCGACATGGAGCGGCAGCTCGGGCTCCTGCAGCGGCGGCTCGTGCGCGCGGCCCTGCATCGCTCGGGCGGCAACCGCACCAAGGCGGCGGAGCTGCTCGGCGTGTCGCGCTTCGGGCTGCAGAAGATGCTCGCGCGGATGGGGGAGTGAAAGGGTGGACGTCATGACAACTCGTTTGGTCTGGCCGTTCCTCGTGGTGTTGCCGCTCGCGCTCGCGTCCTGTGCGAAGCCGGTCGACGAAGGGCAGGGGACCGGTCCGCAGCCGTTCGTGCTGCCGCAGGCCCCGTTCCTTCCGCCGAAGGTCGACGCCCCGCGCGAGTGCGGGGACGAGGCCGTCAGGTCGCGCTTCGAGGCGTGCAAGGCCGCGGCCGGGAGGCACGAGCAGTCTGCGTGCGAGGCGGCCGGCGGCACGTGGGGGCGCATCGGCCTGCACGAGGGCTGCAACTGCCCGACCGGTCAGGGAGGCTGCCCGTGCAAGCGCTTGGGCGACTGCCTCGCGGAGTGCGTCTCCTACACGAACGGCCAGGGCTGTCCGAAGACCCCGGCCGCGGGCACGTGGCGCTGCACGGAGTACCACGATGTCGTTGGATGCCACTGCTTCCTGGACGACAACGGGGAGATGGACTCGATCTGCGTCGATTGAGCCCGCGCCGCGGACCTGTCATATACTGTCCTTCCCCATGCCACTACCGGGTGAGATGAGCGCGGAGCGAACGGCGGCCGAGACCGCGGCACGACACCACGCAGGCCTCTTCCGCTTCGCGCTCGCGTTGGCCGGCGGGGACCGGCAAGAGGCGGAGGAGATCGTGCAGAGCTGCTACCTGGAGGTGCTGGAAGGCCGCGTCGACCTCGAAGGCGCGAACGATCCGCGCGCCTTCCTGTTCGGGGTGGCCCGCCGGATCGCGGCCTCCCGCCGCCGCCGCCGCTCGGTCCTCGGCCGAATCCTCCGGCTCGACTTCGAGCGCCGGGAGACGACGCACCGCCCCGATCCGGAGCAGGAGTCGGCCGGCGCAGAGATGGCCGGCCGCGTGCGGGCGGCGATGGGGCGGCTCGAAGGCCGCCAGCTCGAGGTCGCGGCGCTCGTGTTCGGCGAGGGGCTCACCGTGGAGCAGGCCGCGGCCGCCATGGGCGTCGGGGTCGGCTCGGCGAGGACGCACTACCATCGGGCCAAGCTCAAGCTGGCCCGCCTGCTGGAGGACGAAGATGTCGACGCGGAATGACGAGGAGCTCGAGCGGCTCGTCCGCGAGGTGGCGGCGCGCGAGCCGGTGCCGGAGTTCGAGCAGATCTGGCGGCGCGCGAAGGCCCGGGTCGGCAAGGCCGGCTCCCGGGGCGGGGCGTGGCAGTGGGCGCTCGGACCCGCGCTCGTGGCCGTGTCGATCGCCGTCGTCGTCGTCGCCGCGAGGGGCTTGCCGGTAGCGGAAACGCCCGTCGCGCCGATCGCGGGCGGCGTCCAGGCAGACAACCCGATCGTCGCGGTCGCGGACGCCGGCGCCGGCGCCAGCACCGCGCGGACGGAGGAGCCGGACAAGGCGGAGTCGGCAACCGAGACGGACGGGCTGTACGTCGCGGGCACCGACTTCCTTCTGGAGATGGATCTTCCGACCTGGAACTAGGCCGGAGAAAGGGACGAACCGTTATGTCGAAGCACATCGTCATCGTGATCGCCGTCGGCGCGATGCTCGCCGCCACGCCGGCGCTCGCGCAGGGCAAGGGCAAGGGACAGGGTGCGCCCGGGAAGGCGAAGCAGGGATTGGCCGGGCCGAAGGTGGGTGGACCGCACATGGGCGGGCCGGGCATGGGACCCCACCGCGGGCGCGGCGGAGGGGAAGGGATGCGCGGCGAGCTCATGGAGAGCCTCCACCCGGTCGAGCTGATCCGCAGGAACGCGACCGAGATCAAGCTCACGGACGGGCAGATCGAGAAGCTGCGCAAGATCGTTTCCGACGTGCGCAACGAGATCGAGCAGCTCGAGTGGGATCTGGAGCGCGAGAATGGGAAGCTCGTGGCGCTCGTGAGGAAGAA comes from the Pseudomonadota bacterium genome and includes:
- a CDS encoding sigma 54-interacting transcriptional regulator, whose translation is MDRATLAVINRRYELLERLGEGSQGAVFAARDRLFPRRELALKVVTARVSEALMRFEFAELAKLEHPHLARVYDLGRVEEAEGAVAPAVGALFFTQERVPGVRADEWCAALPENERCEAAARIGVAVARALAALHRKRLMHRDVKPSNILVSGAPGAPAVKLIDLGLAGRAGAADGLRAGTLGYIAPEAAAGFAEERSDLFSLGAALATIATGRPPHAAVEPLAGTATAERAAFWDVVRRLAARRPADRFDSAREVVLALGRAFGADLLGGDRGGEALDAASEIEDPAAGRSSWRSAELVGRDEELAAFTTAVRDALAPGARRPRFVFVTGPAGVGKTRLTRAALVAWQLDSSARLAAPPLVLVGTAAELVAAVRGEAGADETLETARLFGRLRGPTVCVVDDGDSRLAGELVQSLAAAGEPAPGEGAPLCLVVTMRDAELARLAAETTGAVLLELGPLSEAAEAALIEDALREVPSVRLRQAIRERTSGIPLLTEMALSSLAGLPRAAADAARLSRALALPAEAMGLVVGALASALSPDARSAVEAMAALGEPAPAEVVAEVGDLRDRAAVDEAAYALEQRGLSARGAGDRAGMRRSVADAVLDGLAAERRRELCRRAFDALSRPPAASPAVLARCAARAEIAAEAARWARRAAEVAEAEGALVDAARSTAIELDFAGAGERDDTALRLAALCRQTGAYDRAAALAEPLAHGEGPLPGRARVELAAVRRLLGRPDDALEALDGLDRDAPPDVALEARVIRARIALDKGEVAAASRALEGIAGDADPRMIRSGALAAKGLVAWHGGDAVTARRLWTQGRDAARVMGATAHEARFCGLLGMAAHVERGFAEAAGCYGAALALADRAGDAHGAATYAVNLAAIATETGDVAEALVRYRDGMARLLRTGRRAEVITARANYAQLLLRLGDVAGADRASRRVEEDAAAAGLPPMSVGVALCVRGDVLLALGDPRAARERLLAAERLLEAAGGPALDACRRHLVEAAVAEGDSSSAGALLLGLGPPSAGPAAEERLARLHLGLAVAVLRAQGVGPALDALVDALEGAGPLPLDAGAMRVLVTAATAARELGRQELARDFAARGDDLAARLRSVTPSLHRPEAYRWHAELRALGSPGRDLPDAGDPSGWERLVKINTRLNSETRIGPLLDLIMDNALEVTRGERGFLLLRDPSGAIRIRSARNIDRERLAKDEQDYSRGVAERVLREGEPIVTTDAHSDARLQEYRSVIALHLRVIVAVPLQVAGRVDGVIYVDSRAGAQLDEGRLAVLTAFADQAAIALTNARLRADNLRRRSRIEKLNRMLASRLEKREDELARVKRDLERRTKDLEGRSAYSGIVGTAPKMREMFRVLDRIAGSDVPVVISGESGTGKELVAKAIHFAGARKLMPFVAENCAAIPPTLLESILFGHVRGAFTGATKDAPGLFVEADRGTLFLDEIGELPQELQVKLLRALQEGEVRPVGGSRTIRVDVRIVAATNQDLAQLVQEKRFRDDLYYRLHVMEVRMPPLRERREDVPILVEHFLSKHAGERQVRVDAAALEALAAYAWPGNVRQLENEILRALVLCDDRLGVEHLSDAVSQASRSGAPELADLDMERQLGLLQRRLVRAALHRSGGNRTKAAELLGVSRFGLQKMLARMGE
- a CDS encoding RNA polymerase sigma factor, with protein sequence MPLPGEMSAERTAAETAARHHAGLFRFALALAGGDRQEAEEIVQSCYLEVLEGRVDLEGANDPRAFLFGVARRIAASRRRRRSVLGRILRLDFERRETTHRPDPEQESAGAEMAGRVRAAMGRLEGRQLEVAALVFGEGLTVEQAAAAMGVGVGSARTHYHRAKLKLARLLEDEDVDAE